A region from the Aquimarina sp. ERC-38 genome encodes:
- a CDS encoding M15 family metallopeptidase codes for MVYKKPNVRLLFLLVSILVTKVTGQDYSTEQLLGKDRSHLTKTKNPLHPKAAEAFEQMKKAAKKEGILISIASGHRSYKRQQEIWDAKYRRFTKNGLTPTEAVTKIVEYSTIPGTSRHHWGTDIDLIDAKPKQPEGLLLAENYEPNGVFCKLKEWMDQHAATFGYFLVYTNKTDRKGFKYEPWHYSYAPVSVPLLAQYKKIALDELIRSSSIKGKEAFTTEFIASYRNNNLLDINPILLPDQ; via the coding sequence ATGGTTTATAAAAAACCAAATGTCCGGTTGCTTTTCTTATTAGTATCCATACTGGTAACAAAAGTAACCGGACAGGACTATAGCACAGAACAGCTTTTAGGCAAAGACCGTAGTCATCTTACAAAAACTAAAAACCCCTTACACCCAAAAGCAGCAGAAGCTTTTGAACAGATGAAGAAAGCTGCAAAAAAAGAAGGGATCTTGATAAGTATAGCTTCGGGCCACCGAAGTTATAAAAGACAACAGGAGATTTGGGATGCTAAATACCGTCGTTTTACAAAAAATGGCTTAACTCCTACCGAAGCGGTTACTAAAATTGTAGAATATTCTACAATACCAGGGACCTCAAGGCATCATTGGGGAACAGATATTGATCTTATTGATGCAAAACCTAAACAACCGGAAGGCTTATTACTTGCTGAAAACTATGAACCAAATGGAGTGTTTTGCAAGTTAAAAGAGTGGATGGATCAGCATGCAGCTACTTTCGGATATTTTTTGGTGTATACTAATAAAACGGATCGTAAAGGTTTTAAATACGAACCCTGGCATTATTCCTACGCTCCGGTCTCAGTACCGTTGTTAGCCCAGTATAAAAAAATAGCGTTAGACGAATTGATCCGATCATCTTCCATAAAGGGTAAGGAGGCATTTACTACTGAATTTATAGCTTCATATCGTAATAATAATCTTTTAGATATCAATCCTATATTACTCCCTGATCAGTAA
- a CDS encoding M48 family metalloprotease produces MRRGGLKIRILIGLAIVAFAFFKKCANKTHNPYTDRVQNISMTSEEEIAIGLQSAPQIAQQHGGLYPDEKLQKYVDMVGNKLVNATMARESPYRFEFHLLADANTINAFALPGGQVFITYALLSKLENEDQLAGVLGHEIGHVLGRHSAERIAEHDFWKTISAGASVGADAGGLVNGIGQNVLLGNGREDELESDNLGVLFMINAGYNPEEMIGVMKILKEAAGPNRTPEFQSTHPDPDNRIEKIEEAIETYGATAEGQY; encoded by the coding sequence TTGAGAAGAGGTGGTTTAAAAATTCGAATATTGATCGGATTAGCTATTGTTGCTTTTGCTTTCTTTAAGAAATGTGCAAATAAAACACATAATCCTTATACGGATAGAGTACAAAATATCAGCATGACTAGCGAAGAGGAAATTGCCATAGGCCTGCAAAGTGCCCCGCAAATAGCACAACAGCATGGTGGGTTATATCCGGATGAAAAGCTACAAAAATACGTAGATATGGTAGGGAACAAATTGGTCAATGCAACAATGGCCAGGGAATCTCCATACCGTTTTGAATTTCACCTGCTTGCAGATGCCAATACCATTAATGCTTTTGCCCTACCGGGCGGACAGGTATTTATAACCTACGCTTTACTTTCTAAATTAGAAAACGAAGACCAATTGGCCGGAGTGCTAGGTCATGAGATAGGTCATGTATTAGGACGGCATTCCGCCGAACGTATCGCAGAGCACGATTTCTGGAAAACCATTTCTGCAGGAGCCTCAGTAGGTGCAGATGCAGGTGGATTGGTCAATGGGATCGGACAAAATGTACTACTAGGTAACGGAAGGGAAGATGAATTAGAAAGTGATAACCTGGGCGTACTATTTATGATTAATGCAGGTTACAACCCTGAAGAAATGATTGGAGTCATGAAAATTCTAAAAGAAGCTGCCGGACCCAATCGAACTCCAGAATTCCAAAGTACCCATCCTGATCCTGATAACCGTATTGAAAAAATTGAAGAAGCAATCGAAACCTATGGTGCTACTGCCGAAGGTCAGTACTAA
- a CDS encoding ankyrin repeat domain-containing protein, translating to MKKLFTVFVVFAISMTTMANTSFEDLLPYKVAKTGITNVSPLCIAIAKGDYDMVKGMIELGSDVNEISNKMTPLMFAARYNQTEIIKLLVANGAIVNKKDNNGKTALNYAKNSNAKDAMVLLEELK from the coding sequence ATGAAAAAATTATTTACAGTATTTGTTGTTTTTGCTATTAGTATGACTACAATGGCAAACACTTCTTTTGAAGATTTATTACCATACAAAGTTGCCAAAACAGGTATTACTAATGTATCTCCATTATGTATAGCAATTGCAAAGGGTGACTATGATATGGTCAAAGGAATGATCGAATTAGGCTCTGATGTTAATGAGATTTCTAATAAAATGACTCCATTAATGTTTGCTGCCCGGTATAATCAGACAGAAATTATTAAATTATTAGTGGCAAATGGTGCAATTGTTAACAAAAAAGACAATAACGGAAAAACTGCTTTAAATTATGCAAAGAATTCAAATGCAAAAGATGCTATGGTTCTTCTTGAAGAATTAAAATAA
- a CDS encoding CAP domain-containing protein — MKYFNNIAYFLLISIFFFSCTNKDTEDVIEPDETKKEIIENQSIEDQILTLINEHRSSINLSILEKNETAVQLAKEHTDYMISIKKINHDNFDERSKVLRDNENARAFAENVAVGQPTPQSVVQAWLDSPGHRVNIEGDYNYTGIAAIRDSNGRYYYTQIFLKK; from the coding sequence ATGAAATATTTTAATAATATAGCCTACTTTCTTTTAATAAGTATATTCTTTTTTTCCTGTACAAATAAAGATACAGAAGATGTTATTGAACCGGATGAAACCAAAAAAGAAATAATTGAAAACCAGAGTATAGAAGATCAAATATTAACATTAATTAATGAGCATCGTAGCAGTATTAATTTAAGTATTCTAGAAAAAAATGAAACTGCAGTTCAATTAGCTAAAGAGCATACGGATTACATGATCTCAATCAAGAAGATAAATCATGATAATTTTGATGAACGTTCTAAAGTACTACGAGATAATGAAAATGCGCGTGCTTTCGCAGAAAATGTAGCAGTCGGGCAACCCACTCCGCAATCTGTAGTACAAGCATGGTTGGATAGCCCCGGGCACAGAGTAAATATTGAGGGAGACTATAATTATACTGGCATAGCTGCAATAAGAGACAGTAACGGCAGATACTACTATACCCAAATTTTCCTTAAAAAATAA
- the gpmI gene encoding 2,3-bisphosphoglycerate-independent phosphoglycerate mutase — MNRKVILMILDGWGLSPDPKVSAIDNANTPFIDSLYHKYSNATLRTDGLHVGLPEGQMGNSEVGHMNLGAGRIVYQDLTKINLAIQNNTLKDEEVIKDSFSYAKENGKSIHLIGLVSDGGVHSHINHLKGLLDAAHANSLNNVYLHAITDGRDVDPKSGKAFIEEIESHMKKTTGQVASVIGRYYAMDRDQRWERVQQAYHLLVNGNGEKSISAQDSIQKSYDEDITDEFIKPVAIQKDGIDVATIKEGDVVLFFNFRTDRGRELTEMLSQMDFPEYNTRKLDLYYVTMTNYDDNFKNIKVVYDKDNLTETIGEVLAKAGKKQIRIAETEKYPHVTFFFSGGQETPFEGEIRILKNSPKVATYDLKPEMSAHELTEALLPELQKREVDFVCLNFANGDMVGHTGDMQAAIKACETVDTCVKEVVTTGLENGYDTLLIADHGNCETMINPDGSPNTAHTTNPVPCIFINSDQLKIKDGILGDMAPTILELIGVTKPKAMTRDSLLV, encoded by the coding sequence ATGAATAGAAAAGTCATTCTCATGATCCTAGACGGTTGGGGCTTATCGCCGGATCCTAAAGTATCTGCAATTGATAATGCCAACACTCCTTTTATTGATTCTTTATATCACAAATACTCAAATGCTACCTTACGGACAGACGGATTACACGTGGGTTTACCCGAAGGGCAAATGGGAAACAGTGAAGTTGGACATATGAACTTGGGTGCCGGCCGTATTGTTTATCAGGATTTGACAAAAATAAATCTTGCCATACAAAACAATACGCTTAAAGATGAAGAAGTAATTAAGGATTCCTTCTCATATGCTAAAGAAAATGGAAAGAGTATTCATCTTATTGGACTGGTTAGTGATGGTGGTGTACACTCGCATATCAACCACTTAAAAGGATTGCTCGATGCAGCACATGCTAATAGTTTAAATAATGTGTACCTACATGCTATTACTGATGGTAGGGATGTGGACCCAAAATCCGGAAAAGCTTTTATTGAAGAAATAGAATCTCACATGAAAAAAACTACCGGACAGGTTGCTTCCGTAATCGGCAGGTATTATGCGATGGATAGGGATCAACGCTGGGAACGGGTACAACAAGCCTATCACTTATTAGTAAACGGTAATGGAGAGAAAAGTATAAGCGCTCAGGATAGTATACAAAAAAGCTATGATGAAGATATTACCGATGAATTTATCAAACCGGTGGCAATACAAAAAGATGGTATTGATGTTGCTACCATTAAAGAAGGGGATGTTGTATTGTTTTTCAACTTTAGAACAGATCGGGGTCGTGAGTTAACAGAAATGCTTTCACAGATGGATTTCCCTGAGTACAATACCCGTAAGCTGGATTTGTATTATGTCACTATGACTAATTATGATGATAATTTTAAAAATATAAAGGTAGTATACGATAAAGATAACTTAACAGAAACCATAGGCGAGGTTCTGGCCAAAGCCGGAAAAAAACAAATTCGGATTGCTGAAACCGAGAAATATCCGCATGTTACTTTCTTCTTTTCCGGGGGGCAGGAAACACCCTTTGAAGGTGAAATTCGAATCTTAAAAAATTCTCCGAAAGTAGCTACCTACGATTTAAAGCCAGAGATGAGTGCTCATGAGTTAACCGAAGCCTTACTACCTGAATTGCAAAAGAGAGAAGTGGATTTTGTATGCCTGAATTTTGCAAATGGAGATATGGTAGGTCATACCGGAGACATGCAGGCAGCTATTAAGGCATGTGAAACCGTAGATACCTGTGTAAAAGAAGTAGTTACAACCGGACTGGAAAATGGTTATGACACCTTACTTATTGCAGATCATGGTAATTGTGAGACCATGATTAATCCGGATGGCTCCCCTAATACCGCTCATACTACAAACCCCGTACCTTGTATTTTTATCAATTCCGATCAGTTAAAGATTAAAGATGGAATTTTAGGTGATATGGCCCCAACCATTTTAGAATTAATCGGAGTAACAAAACCTAAAGCAATGACCCGGGATTCATTATTGGTATGA